A region of Vitis riparia cultivar Riparia Gloire de Montpellier isolate 1030 chromosome 12, EGFV_Vit.rip_1.0, whole genome shotgun sequence DNA encodes the following proteins:
- the LOC117927021 gene encoding SPX and EXS domain-containing protein 1-like isoform X2, which yields MFGAVANVPTNSPHLRKSGSRPVFSDPGSGELGSGAEEGFLHSVEVDEMKGASAPLSAAAIMPSPIFLWRFKVLLFFIWGFSCCKIGWDSVMRMSVDLRDLFLYEAFLYYNPLLLVTMMVWLWGVNLWIFAQSSVNYAKIFELDQSHLTQREIWKCATWMTIIVPTSMTAYLYLYSHGEVSLAASQPVLLYTAIALVLIFPFDIFYLSSRYFLLKTLWRIVLPLQAITFSDFFLADILTSMAKVFSDLERSVCRMLHRQVATIAWFEADSVCGSHSVAIPLVLVLPYLFRFFQCLRQYKDTGEKTTLLNALKYSTAVPVIFLSALKYHVFPDRWTSIYRPLWLLSSVLNSLYSFYWDVTRDWDLSAFTRIFKFSKASLLSNLLYGRRWVYFWVIGSNLVLRCTWTYKLSAHLRHNYLTVFTITALEIFRRFQWVFFRVENEWNKMNSKSNIQLSMSDTSEEDKLLGSNERNV from the exons ATGTTTGGAGCTGTTGCAAATGTTCCTACCAATAGTCCTCACCTACGGAAGTCTGGAAGCCGACCTGTTTTCTCTGATCCTG GTTCAGGTGAGCTAGGGAGTGGTGCTGAAGAAGGTTTCTTGCATTCAGTAGAGGTAGATGAAATGAAGGGTGCAAGTGCACCATTAAGTGCTGCTGCAATAATGCCATCCCCTATTTTCTTATGGAGATTTAAG GTACTATTGTTTTTCATCTGGGGTTTCAGTTGTTGCAAG ATTGGATGGGATTCTGTTATGAGAATGAGTGTGGACTTACGGGATCTATTTCTATATGAAGCATTTTTGTACTATAATCCTCTCCTTCTTgtg ACCATGATGGTTTGGCTTTGGGGAGTTAATTTATGGATTTTTGCCCAATCTAGCGTCAATTATGCAAAAATTTTTGAGCTTGATCAAAGTCATCTTACTCAGAGAGAAATATGGAAG TGTGCCACATGGATGACGATTATTGTTCCAACTAGTATGACTGCATATCTTTATCTTTATTCTCATGGAGAAGTATCATTGGCTGCATCCCAACCA GTCCTCTTGTACACTGCCATAGCCCTGGTTCTGATATTCCCTTTCGATATTTTCTATCTGTCATCTCGCTACTTCTTGTTGAAGACTCTTTGGCGGATAGTTCTGCCTTTACAG GCAATaacattttctgattttttctTAGCTGATATTTTGACATCCATGGCAAAG GTATTTTCAGATTTGGAACGATCCGTCTGTCGAATGTTGCATAGACAG GTTGCCACCATTGCATGGTTTGAAGCTGATTCTGTTTGTGGCAGTCATTCTGTTGCAATCCCATTAGTTCTTGTTTTGCCTTACCTTTTCCGGtttttccaatgtcttcgacAATACAAGGACACAGGGGAAAAAACAACCCTTCTGAATG CTTTAAAATATTCGACCGCAGTACCAGTCATTTTTCTTTCAGCCCTTAAATATCATGTATTCCCTGATAGGTGGACAAGCATTTATCGGCCTCTGTGGCTTCTTTCAAGTGTTCTGAATTCCTTGTATTCGTTCTACTGGGATGTGACACGAGATTGGGACTTGAG TGCCTTCACTCGGATTTTCAAGTTCTCCAAAGCAAGTCTCTTGTCAAACCTACTATATGGAAGGAGATGG GTATATTTTTGGGTGATAGGAAGCAATCTGGTCCTGCGATGCACATGGACATACAAGCTGTCTGCCCATCTTCGGCACAACTACCTAACTGTCTTCACAATCACTGCCTTGGAGATATTTCGACGTTTCCAATGGGTTTTCTTCCGAGTAGAGAACGAGTGGAACAAGATGAACTCCAAGTCGAACATTCAGCTGTCCATGAGCGACACGAGTGAGGAAGACAAATTACTTGGCTCTAATGAGCGCAATGTATAG
- the LOC117926399 gene encoding cyclin-U1-1 translates to MLVADDVNDHRIRPEMTGVESTTPRVLAVLAFAMERLVARNEGLVGESIGLMGKSLNVFHGVRAPSISIPKYLERIYKYTNCSPSCFVVGYVYIDRLVHKHPDSLVISLNVHRLLVTSVMVASKMLDDVHYNNAFYARVGGVSNAELNRLELELLFMLDFGVVVSSRVFESYCLYLEKEMLWNGAGQRMERTMVPNSVDEVTEISVDDTQTSSSPPQMVD, encoded by the exons ATGTTGGTCGCAGACGATGTGAACGACCACCGGATCCGGCCGGAGATGACCGGAGTAGAGTCCACCACCCCAAGAGTCCTAGCTGTACTGGCTTTTGCTATGGAAAGGCTTGTGGCTCGAAATGAGGGGCTGGTGGGTGAGTCCATCGGGCTCATGGGGAAGAGCTTGAACGTTTTTCATGGGGTGAGAGCCCCAAGCATCAGCATACCCAAGTATTTGGAGAGGATATACAAGTACACCAACTGCAGTCCCTCTTGTTTTGTGGTTGGGTATGTGTATATCGATAGGCTGGTGCACAAACACCCCGACTCTCTCGTCATATCTCTCAATGTTCATAGGTTGCTGGTCACCAGCGTAATGGTTGCCTCCAAGATGCTTGATGATGT GCACTACAACAATGCATTCTATGCCCGGGTAGGGGGAGTGAGCAATGCTGAACTGAACAGACTGGAATTAGAGCTGCTCTTCATGTTGGATTTTGGAGTGGTGGTCAGCTCTCGAGTGTTCGAGAGCTACTGCTTGTACCTGGAGAAGGAGATGCTGTGGAATGGCGCAGGACAGAGGATGGAGAGAACCATGGTTCCCAATTCGGTAGACGAAGTGACTGAAATATCGGTGGACGATACCCAAACTTCTTCTTCACCACCTCAAATGGTGGACTGA
- the LOC117926750 gene encoding peroxisome biogenesis protein 22 yields the protein MAAESSKEELVRLIKKFGAYLTVKMSNLFSISLRNLDSRSVGALAGFAVAMIFTWRLLRSPSGPQRRQPKRQAPAPSSSGVSSQSTTTLAPSGVCSSSEDSRAQNVIDEFFQPVKPTLGQIVRQKLSEGRKVTCRLLGVILEESSPEELQAKQATVRSSVLEVLLEITKFCDLYLMERVLDDESERKVLLALEDAGVFTSGGLVKDKVLFCSTETGRSSFVRQLEPDWHIDTNPEVVSQLARFIKYQLHISPFRPERTASNVFTAPSLEQFFGCV from the exons atGGCAGCAGAGTCATCAAAAGAAGAGCTGGTTCGACTGATCAAGAAGTTCGGGGCTTATTTGACCGTCAAAATGTCTAATCTCTTCTCGATCTCTCTCCGAAACCTG GATTCACGATCTGTCGGGGCTCTGGCGGGGTTTGCTGTTGCAATGATTTTTACCTGGAGATTGTTGAGATCACCGAGTGGGCCTCAGAGAAGGCAACCCAAGCGGCAAGCTCCTGCACCTAGTAGTTCTGGTGTCAGTAGTCAGTCAACTACAACTTTGGCACCTTCGGGAGTGTGTTCATCTTCAGAGGACTCAAGAGCACAGAATGTTATCGATGAGTTCTTCCAGCCAGTAAAG ccAACTTTAGGGCAAATAGTTAGGCAGAAATTGAGTGAAGGAAGGAAG GTAACATGCCGGTTGCTTGGTGTAATCCTTGAGGAAAGCAGTCCAGAGGAGCTTCAGGCG AAACAAGCAACTGTGAGATCCTCTGTGCTGGAAGTGTTGTTGGAGATAACAAAGTTTTGTGATCTTTATCTCATGGAAAGAGTTCTGGATGATGAAAGTGAA AGAAAGGTGCTTCTGGCTTTAGAAGATGCTGGGGTTTTCACATCTGGTGGCTTGGTCAAAGACAAG GTTCTCTTTTGTAGCACAGAGACTGGGCGGTCATCCTTTGTTCGGCAACTTGAGCCAGATTGGCATATCGACACAAATCCTGAAGTTGTTTCTCAGTTGGCT AGATTCATCAAATATCAGCTTCACATTTCTCCATTCAGACCTGAACGAACTGCCTCTAACGTCTTCACCGCCCCATCATTGGAACAGTTCTTTGGATGCGTTTGA
- the LOC117927021 gene encoding SPX and EXS domain-containing protein 1-like isoform X3: MKGASAPLSAAAIMPSPIFLWRFKVLLFFIWGFSCCKIGWDSVMRMSVDLRDLFLYEAFLYYNPLLLVTMMVWLWGVNLWIFAQSSVNYAKIFELDQSHLTQREIWKCATWMTIIVPTSMTAYLYLYSHGEVSLAASQPVLLYTAIALVLIFPFDIFYLSSRYFLLKTLWRIVLPLQAITFSDFFLADILTSMAKVFSDLERSVCRMLHRQVATIAWFEADSVCGSHSVAIPLVLVLPYLFRFFQCLRQYKDTGEKTTLLNALKYSTAVPVIFLSALKYHVFPDRWTSIYRPLWLLSSVLNSLYSFYWDVTRDWDLSSAFTRIFKFSKASLLSNLLYGRRWVYFWVIGSNLVLRCTWTYKLSAHLRHNYLTVFTITALEIFRRFQWVFFRVENEWNKMNSKSNIQLSMSDTSEEDKLLGSNERNV, from the exons ATGAAGGGTGCAAGTGCACCATTAAGTGCTGCTGCAATAATGCCATCCCCTATTTTCTTATGGAGATTTAAG GTACTATTGTTTTTCATCTGGGGTTTCAGTTGTTGCAAG ATTGGATGGGATTCTGTTATGAGAATGAGTGTGGACTTACGGGATCTATTTCTATATGAAGCATTTTTGTACTATAATCCTCTCCTTCTTgtg ACCATGATGGTTTGGCTTTGGGGAGTTAATTTATGGATTTTTGCCCAATCTAGCGTCAATTATGCAAAAATTTTTGAGCTTGATCAAAGTCATCTTACTCAGAGAGAAATATGGAAG TGTGCCACATGGATGACGATTATTGTTCCAACTAGTATGACTGCATATCTTTATCTTTATTCTCATGGAGAAGTATCATTGGCTGCATCCCAACCA GTCCTCTTGTACACTGCCATAGCCCTGGTTCTGATATTCCCTTTCGATATTTTCTATCTGTCATCTCGCTACTTCTTGTTGAAGACTCTTTGGCGGATAGTTCTGCCTTTACAG GCAATaacattttctgattttttctTAGCTGATATTTTGACATCCATGGCAAAG GTATTTTCAGATTTGGAACGATCCGTCTGTCGAATGTTGCATAGACAG GTTGCCACCATTGCATGGTTTGAAGCTGATTCTGTTTGTGGCAGTCATTCTGTTGCAATCCCATTAGTTCTTGTTTTGCCTTACCTTTTCCGGtttttccaatgtcttcgacAATACAAGGACACAGGGGAAAAAACAACCCTTCTGAATG CTTTAAAATATTCGACCGCAGTACCAGTCATTTTTCTTTCAGCCCTTAAATATCATGTATTCCCTGATAGGTGGACAAGCATTTATCGGCCTCTGTGGCTTCTTTCAAGTGTTCTGAATTCCTTGTATTCGTTCTACTGGGATGTGACACGAGATTGGGACTTGAG CAGTGCCTTCACTCGGATTTTCAAGTTCTCCAAAGCAAGTCTCTTGTCAAACCTACTATATGGAAGGAGATGG GTATATTTTTGGGTGATAGGAAGCAATCTGGTCCTGCGATGCACATGGACATACAAGCTGTCTGCCCATCTTCGGCACAACTACCTAACTGTCTTCACAATCACTGCCTTGGAGATATTTCGACGTTTCCAATGGGTTTTCTTCCGAGTAGAGAACGAGTGGAACAAGATGAACTCCAAGTCGAACATTCAGCTGTCCATGAGCGACACGAGTGAGGAAGACAAATTACTTGGCTCTAATGAGCGCAATGTATAG
- the LOC117927021 gene encoding SPX and EXS domain-containing protein 1-like isoform X1 has product MFGAVANVPTNSPHLRKSGSRPVFSDPGSGELGSGAEEGFLHSVEVDEMKGASAPLSAAAIMPSPIFLWRFKVLLFFIWGFSCCKIGWDSVMRMSVDLRDLFLYEAFLYYNPLLLVTMMVWLWGVNLWIFAQSSVNYAKIFELDQSHLTQREIWKCATWMTIIVPTSMTAYLYLYSHGEVSLAASQPVLLYTAIALVLIFPFDIFYLSSRYFLLKTLWRIVLPLQAITFSDFFLADILTSMAKVFSDLERSVCRMLHRQVATIAWFEADSVCGSHSVAIPLVLVLPYLFRFFQCLRQYKDTGEKTTLLNALKYSTAVPVIFLSALKYHVFPDRWTSIYRPLWLLSSVLNSLYSFYWDVTRDWDLSSAFTRIFKFSKASLLSNLLYGRRWVYFWVIGSNLVLRCTWTYKLSAHLRHNYLTVFTITALEIFRRFQWVFFRVENEWNKMNSKSNIQLSMSDTSEEDKLLGSNERNV; this is encoded by the exons ATGTTTGGAGCTGTTGCAAATGTTCCTACCAATAGTCCTCACCTACGGAAGTCTGGAAGCCGACCTGTTTTCTCTGATCCTG GTTCAGGTGAGCTAGGGAGTGGTGCTGAAGAAGGTTTCTTGCATTCAGTAGAGGTAGATGAAATGAAGGGTGCAAGTGCACCATTAAGTGCTGCTGCAATAATGCCATCCCCTATTTTCTTATGGAGATTTAAG GTACTATTGTTTTTCATCTGGGGTTTCAGTTGTTGCAAG ATTGGATGGGATTCTGTTATGAGAATGAGTGTGGACTTACGGGATCTATTTCTATATGAAGCATTTTTGTACTATAATCCTCTCCTTCTTgtg ACCATGATGGTTTGGCTTTGGGGAGTTAATTTATGGATTTTTGCCCAATCTAGCGTCAATTATGCAAAAATTTTTGAGCTTGATCAAAGTCATCTTACTCAGAGAGAAATATGGAAG TGTGCCACATGGATGACGATTATTGTTCCAACTAGTATGACTGCATATCTTTATCTTTATTCTCATGGAGAAGTATCATTGGCTGCATCCCAACCA GTCCTCTTGTACACTGCCATAGCCCTGGTTCTGATATTCCCTTTCGATATTTTCTATCTGTCATCTCGCTACTTCTTGTTGAAGACTCTTTGGCGGATAGTTCTGCCTTTACAG GCAATaacattttctgattttttctTAGCTGATATTTTGACATCCATGGCAAAG GTATTTTCAGATTTGGAACGATCCGTCTGTCGAATGTTGCATAGACAG GTTGCCACCATTGCATGGTTTGAAGCTGATTCTGTTTGTGGCAGTCATTCTGTTGCAATCCCATTAGTTCTTGTTTTGCCTTACCTTTTCCGGtttttccaatgtcttcgacAATACAAGGACACAGGGGAAAAAACAACCCTTCTGAATG CTTTAAAATATTCGACCGCAGTACCAGTCATTTTTCTTTCAGCCCTTAAATATCATGTATTCCCTGATAGGTGGACAAGCATTTATCGGCCTCTGTGGCTTCTTTCAAGTGTTCTGAATTCCTTGTATTCGTTCTACTGGGATGTGACACGAGATTGGGACTTGAG CAGTGCCTTCACTCGGATTTTCAAGTTCTCCAAAGCAAGTCTCTTGTCAAACCTACTATATGGAAGGAGATGG GTATATTTTTGGGTGATAGGAAGCAATCTGGTCCTGCGATGCACATGGACATACAAGCTGTCTGCCCATCTTCGGCACAACTACCTAACTGTCTTCACAATCACTGCCTTGGAGATATTTCGACGTTTCCAATGGGTTTTCTTCCGAGTAGAGAACGAGTGGAACAAGATGAACTCCAAGTCGAACATTCAGCTGTCCATGAGCGACACGAGTGAGGAAGACAAATTACTTGGCTCTAATGAGCGCAATGTATAG